One Oncorhynchus clarkii lewisi isolate Uvic-CL-2024 chromosome 32, UVic_Ocla_1.0, whole genome shotgun sequence DNA window includes the following coding sequences:
- the LOC139392310 gene encoding actin-binding Rho-activating protein-like — MLSKRGSPTLRRKCSNALELTCSWKEKERNVPSEGEFGDGRTCSVDTEDSRYSEAEERALEAESGQGNPGQIDSTEAGQTNSTEAGQTDSSKPGQTDSSKPGQTDTSKPVKTDSTESSREAKQRDNDSVSPKGKIESWVRVKIPSISVGRKELDDANRINALSRKYSAVGDLKSRWQNWSSTHTVNQKLNPFSEDFDYEYSMSLRLRKGEEGYGRPKEGTKTAERARRAEQHIHGEIADMCYVIRTMNDPDPDGKTRVTFRELFDRYVRISDKVVGILLRARRHGKVAFKGEMLWQGQDDGVIITLLV, encoded by the exons atGCTGAGCAAGAGGGGGTCGCCCACACTCCGCAGAAAGTGCTCCAATGCGTTGGAGCTGACCTGCAGCTGGAAGGAGAAGGAGCGGAATGTACCGTCAGAGGGAGAATTTGGAGATGGGCGCACCTGCAGCGTGGACACAGAGGACAGTCGGTACTCTGAGGCAGAGGAAAGGGCCCTTGAGGCGGAGAGCGGCCAAGGTAACCCTGGACAGATAGACAGCACTGAAGCTGGACAGACAAACAGCACTGaagctggacagacagacagctctaaacctggacagacagacagctctaaacctggacagacagacacctctaAACCTGTAAAGACAGATAGCACTGAGTCATCCAGGGAGGCCAAGCAGAGGGACAATGACAGCGTCTCACCGAAAGGGAAAATTGAGTCATGGGTGAGGGTCAAAATACCCTCCATCTCAGT GGGCAGAAAGGAGTTGGATGACGCCAACAGGATCAACGCTCTCTCAAGGAAGTACAGTGCAGTGGGCGATCTGAAGAGCCGCTGGCAGAACTGGTCCTCGACGCACACCGTCAACCAGAAGCTCAACCCCTTCAGTGAGGACTTTGACTATGAATACTCCATGTCCCTACGCCTCCGCAAGGGCGAGGAGGGTTACGGACGTCCCAAAGAAGGCACGAAAACAGCCGAACGGGCCAGGCGAGCCGAGCAACACATCCACGGTGAGATAGCCGACATGTGCTATGTGATCAGAACTATGAATGACCCAGATCCGGACGGGAAGACCCGCGTCACTTTCAGAGAACTGTTTGATAGATACGTACGCATCTCTGACAAGGTGGTGGGGATTCTTCTGAGAGCCAGGAGGCATGGGAAGGTGGCGTTCAAGGGGGAGATGCTGTGGCAAGGGCAGGATGATGGTGTTATCATCACCCTGTTGGTGTGA